The Cygnus atratus isolate AKBS03 ecotype Queensland, Australia chromosome 2, CAtr_DNAZoo_HiC_assembly, whole genome shotgun sequence genome window below encodes:
- the SBSPON gene encoding somatomedin-B and thrombospondin type-1 domain-containing protein: AGPGRAGPYHRPPPPLPARRARPAPPGAGSRGGGAGGGRRGGAAMGGAALSGALWLGLLWAGAGAGTGAGGGCSERCCEGRDAACVSSGWREDGGYGSCYCDGGCRRAGDCCHDHGQACPALPCVVGEWSHWSGCAEQCKPNLRLRRRYIQQEPKNGGEPCPTLEEKAGCLEYLTHQGQDCGHEHVPAFITTSEYGKERKRQAASSAWSSDKEETGYCVEFKTESLSHYCALENRPYARWMQYLREGHTVCVACQPPAMNTDTHRCSGDGHNADGGKILRWEAVGNSRCQGTWKKIRQLEQCSCPLVHSFIFT, encoded by the exons gccgggccgggccgggcagggccgtaccaccgccccccgcccccgctgcctgcccgccgagcccgccccgcgccgccgggaGCCGGGAGCCGGGGCGGGGGTGCCGGTGGCGGCCGTCGGGGCGGCGCGGCGATGGGCGGCGCGGCGCTGAGCGGGGCGCTGTGGCTGGGCCTGCTctgggccggggccggggccgggaccggggccggggggggctgctcGGAGCGGTGCTGCGAGGGCCGGGACGCCGCCTGTGTCAGCAGCGGTTGGAGGGAGGACGGCGGCTACGGCAGCTGCTACTGCGACGGAGGCTGCCGGCGCGCCGGGGACTGCTGCCACGACCACGGCCAGGCGTGCCCCG CTCTTCCATGCGTTGTCGGGGAGTGGAGTCACTGGAGtggctgtgcagagcagtgcaAACCCAACCTACGACTACGTAGGCGCTACATACAACAGGAACCTAAAAACGGTGGGGAACCTTGTCCTACTCTGGAGGAGAAGGCTGGCTGCCTGGAATACCTGACTCACCAGGGACAGGACTGCGGACACGAACATG tccCTGCTTTCATAACTACCTCTGAATatggtaaagaaagaaaacgaCAAGCAGCATCTTCTGCCTGGTCCTCAGACAAAGAAGAAACTGG TTACTGTGTGGAATTTAAAACTGAATCACTTTCACACTACTGTGCTTTGGAGAATCGGCCGTATGCTCGATGGATGCAGTACCTGCGAGAAGGTCATACTGTATGCGTAGCTTGCCAGCCTCCAGCTATGAACACTGACACTCATCGTTGTTCTGGAGATGGCCATAATGCAGATGG AGGTAAAATCTTACGCTGGGAAGCAGTTGGCAACTCTCGGTGCCAAGGAACCTGGAAGAAGATTCGGCAACTGGAACAGTGTTCATGTCCCCTTGTgcatagctttatttttacGTAA